The Synergistaceae bacterium genomic sequence CATGAAGAGCCTCAGGGACGAGTACGGAACCGCGATGATCATGATTACCCACGACCTTGGGGTCGTCGGCGAGATATGCGACGACGTCGCTGTTATGTACGCAGGCAGGATAGTCGAGACGGGCGGCCTGCGGCAGATATTCAGCGAGCCCAAGCATCCTTACACGAACGGCCTCTTCAAGTGCATCCCCGACATAGAGGAAGACTCATCAGTCATAAGGCCGATCGAGGGGCTTATGCCGGAGCCGCTGGACCTTCCGGGCGGATGCCCGTTTCACCCGCGCTGCCCTCACTGCATGGACATATGCCGGACAGTCATTCCGTCGATATGCGAAATAGACGGGCACAGCGTCATGTGCCACCTGTACGCCGGAGGTAGAACCGATGACCGAGCTGGTTAAAGTTGAAAACCTGGTGAAGTACTTCCCCGTGGCTGCGGGCAACGTTCACGCGGTCGACAACGTCTCCTTCTCGATCAAAGAGGGGGAGACCCTGGGGCTGGTCGGCGAGTCCGGCTGTGGAAAGTCCACCACCGGACGCCTGCTGATACGCCTTATAGAGGCGACGTCCGGTCGCATCCTGTACAAGGGACGAGATGTCTCCACGATAAAGAAGAGGGAGCTGCGCCAGATAAGAAAAGAGGCCCAGATAATATTCCAGGACCCATTCTCGTCGCTGGACCCGCGCAAGAGCATCGGGGAGACGATTGGCAAACCCCTGGAGATATTTGGCATGGGAACGAAGCGCGAGCGGGAGGAGATGGTGGACTCTCTGATGGAGAAGGTCGGCCTCAGCCCGCGACTCTACTACAAGTACCCTCACGAGCTGGACGGGGGAAGACGGCAAAGGGTCGGCATAGCACGAGCCTTGTCTCTGTCTCCCGAGTTCATAGTCTGCGACGAGCCCGTCTCCTCGCTCGACGTATCGATACAGGCGCAGATACTGAACCTTCTGCAGGAGCTGCAGGATAAGGAGAACCTGACGTACCTCTTCGTATCCCACGACCTCTCGGTGGTGAAGCACATAAGCGACAGGATCGCGGTGATGTACCTTGGGAAGATAGTCGAGTTCACGGCATCGCGCAAACTCTTCGACAATACGCTGCACCCCTACTCCCAGGCCCTGCTCGCGGCCATCCCGATACCGAAGCTGGACCGCAAGAGGGAGAGGATAATCCTGACGGGCGGGGTGCCGAGCCCGTTGAACCCTCCGCCCGGATGCCGCTTTCACACTCGCTGCTCCCGTGCGATAGACATCTGCCGCGTCGAGGAGCCGCCGCTTATCGATGTCGGAGACGACCACATGGTAGCGTGCCACAGGGTTGATAGTGCCTGAAGGCAGAGCGCGGCCGATTCATCTTTTACAACCAGGTCGCCGATAACTAAAATGTAGTGGTATCCCCATTTTCAGGAGGTGAGGCGCATGAACATCGGCATGGTACAAAACGTCGTGGCGGCCGAACAGTCCGACGCCATGGCCCAGGTTGGACTGATGGTCCAGAAGAAGGCCATGGATGTGGCGAAGCTTCAAGGACAGATGCTGCAGGAGATGATGGCCTCCATGGGGATCGGCCAGAACCTGGACGTCCAGGGCTAGGCCGGACGAAGAGAGAGGGGGCGCTTCTGCGCCCCCTCTCTTATATTGACTAAGAGTCGAACGGTTTTACCTTGATCTCTCCTTCTTCGTACAGGAGCGCTCCGAACTTGAACTGCTCCCGCACACGATAAGTGATGCCCCGTATCGTAACGTAGACTCCGGGGTAGCAGACGGTCTTGGCCCTCACGGCTCCTCTCTCTCGGGTCCTCTCCATCTCTTCGTCGAGATTGATCGCCTCCTTCTCGCTCTCGCTTATCGAGGCCTTCAGCTGAAACGATGCCCGGGTGAGCTTCCCTAGGAGAGCGCGCTTCTCGTTGTCGAGCCCTCTCTCCGCCTCGAGCTGCTTCAGGAAGGCTATGTTCTTTTCGTACTTGTCGAGCTCCTCGGCCGAGACGACCAGGAACTTCCTCAGCTGATCCCGCCGCTCGACCTTCTCCGGAAGCGAACCGACGACTATCTCCGTCTTGGTCCCCATCTCGCTGCCCAGGGTCAGGCAGACAACCTCCCGCCCGGCATGTATCTTCCCCCCGGCGATCTGCGATCTCTTGCCGCCGGCGACCAGCACCTTCCCGGCACAGCGGCAGTCGCTGTGAAGAAGAGCGTTCTTTATCAGGACGTCCCCGCCGGAGAGGATGATCGCCTGGTCGGCGAAGTCGGCAGAGATATTTCCCTTGGCCTCGAGCTTCCCTTTCCCCGTGCCTCTTACGCCTCCGGCCACGACTATCTCGCCTCCGGCGG encodes the following:
- a CDS encoding ABC transporter ATP-binding protein; protein product: MKSLRDEYGTAMIMITHDLGVVGEICDDVAVMYAGRIVETGGLRQIFSEPKHPYTNGLFKCIPDIEEDSSVIRPIEGLMPEPLDLPGGCPFHPRCPHCMDICRTVIPSICEIDGHSVMCHLYAGGRTDDRAG
- a CDS encoding ATP-binding cassette domain-containing protein translates to MTELVKVENLVKYFPVAAGNVHAVDNVSFSIKEGETLGLVGESGCGKSTTGRLLIRLIEATSGRILYKGRDVSTIKKRELRQIRKEAQIIFQDPFSSLDPRKSIGETIGKPLEIFGMGTKREREEMVDSLMEKVGLSPRLYYKYPHELDGGRRQRVGIARALSLSPEFIVCDEPVSSLDVSIQAQILNLLQELQDKENLTYLFVSHDLSVVKHISDRIAVMYLGKIVEFTASRKLFDNTLHPYSQALLAAIPIPKLDRKRERIILTGGVPSPLNPPPGCRFHTRCSRAIDICRVEEPPLIDVGDDHMVACHRVDSA